One Falco naumanni isolate bFalNau1 chromosome 13, bFalNau1.pat, whole genome shotgun sequence DNA segment encodes these proteins:
- the SLC33A1 gene encoding acetyl-coenzyme A transporter 1 isoform X2, with protein MSPAIAAKEGGRQRRAGSQHHCLDLRGEVPPALALCGDGLPGGEAEALLPPPEAGSRGARDCRAELGSILLLLVLYVLQGIPLGLAGSVPLILQSRSASYTDQAFFSFVFWPFSLKLLWAPLVDAVYLRGFGRRKSWLVPTQYVLGVFMIYMSTQVDLLLGDGEGRGPDVVALTVTFFLFEFLAATQDIAVDGWALTMLSRENVGYASTCNSVGQTAGYFLGNVLFLALESASFCNKYLRFQPQPQGIVTLSDFLFFWGAVFLITTTLVALLKKENKELIPIKEETKGITDTYRLLFSIIKMPAVLTFCLLILTAKIILPLIISKYTAGPQPLNTFYKAMPFRLLLGLEFAFLVWWTPKVKHEGGFPVYYYVVVLLSYALHQITLYSMYVAIMAFNAKVSDPLIGGTYMTLLNTVSNLGGNWPSTVALWLVDPLTVKECAGAQEQTCGTTVAAELCTKAGGSCVTTLDGYYVESVICVILGFGWWFLLGPKFKKLQDEGQSSWKCKRTN; from the exons ATGTCGCCTGCCATCGCGGCCAAGGAGGGCGGCCGGCAGCGCCGGGCCGGGAGCCAGCACCACTGCCTGGACCTGAGGGGTGAAGTGCCGCCCGCCCTGGCGCTCTGCGGGGACGGGCTGCCGGGCGGCGAGGCCGaggcgctgctgccgccgcccgAGGCGGGCTCCCGGGGGGCGCGGGACTGtcgggcagagctgggcagcatcctgctgctgctggtgctgtacGTGCTGCAGGGCATCCCGCTGGGCCTGGCGGGCAGCGTCCCCCTcatcctgcagagcaggagtgCCAGCTACACCGACCAGGCCTTCTTCAGCTTCGTCTTCTGGCCCTTCAGCCTCAAGCTGCTCTGGGCCCCCCTGGTAGACGCCGTCTACCTGCGGGGCTTTGGCCGCCGCAAGTCCTGGCTGGTGCCCACGCAGTACGTCCTGGGGGTCTTCATGATCTACATGTCCACCCAGGTGGACCTGCTGCTGGGCGATGGGGAGGGCCGGGGCCCCGACGTGGTGGCTCTTACTGTgactttcttcctctttgaGTTCCTGGCGGCAACGCAGGACATTGCGGTGGACGGCTGGGCCCTGACCATGTTGTCCAGGGAGAATGTGGGCTACGCTTCCACCTGCAACTCCGTGGGCCAGACGGCCGGCTACTTCTTGGGCAACGTCCTTTTCCTGGCCCTCGAGTCGGCCTCCTTCTGCAACAAGTACCTGCGgttccagccccagccccaaggGATTGTTACCCTCTCAG atttcctgtttttctggggAGCTGTCTTTTTAATTACTACTACGCTGGTTGCccttttgaaaaaggaaaataaggaactAATACcaataaaagaagaaacaaaaggcatCACTGATACATACAGGCTGCTATTCTCAATAATCAAGATGCCAGCAGTTCTTACTTTCTGTCTCTTGATTCTCACAGCAAAG ATAATACTGCCTCTGATTATCAGCAAGTACACAGCAGGCCCCCAGCCACTCAACACATTTTACAAAGCTATGCCTTTCAG ATTACTGCTTGGTCTggaatttgcttttttggtATGGTGGACTCCTAAAGTAAAACATGAAGGAGGATTTCCTGTCTACTACTACGTTGTAGTACTGTTGAGTTATGCTTTACATCAG ATTACGCTGTATAGCATGTATGTTGCAATAATGGCTTTCAACGCCAAAGTCAGTGATCCACTGATTGGAGGGACCTACATGACGCTCCTAAATACTGTGTCAAATCTGGGAGGGAACTGGCCTTCCACCGTTGCGCTCTGGCTTGTGGACCCGCTCACGGTGAAAGAGTGTGCAGGGGCCCAGGAACAGACCTGTGGAACTACGGTTGCTGCAGAA CTCTGCACAAAAGCTGGTGGTTCTTGTGTTACTACCTTGGATGGTTACTATGTGGAATCGGTCATCTGTGTCATTCTGGGATTTGGCTGGTGGTTCCTACTTGggccaaaatttaaaaagctgcaggATGAAGGACAGTCTTCGTGGAAGTGCAAGAGGACCAATTGA
- the SLC33A1 gene encoding acetyl-coenzyme A transporter 1 isoform X1 → MSPAIAAKEGGRQRRAGSQHHCLDLRGEVPPALALCGDGLPGGEAEALLPPPEAGSRGARDCRAELGSILLLLVLYVLQGIPLGLAGSVPLILQSRSASYTDQAFFSFVFWPFSLKLLWAPLVDAVYLRGFGRRKSWLVPTQYVLGVFMIYMSTQVDLLLGDGEGRGPDVVALTVTFFLFEFLAATQDIAVDGWALTMLSRENVGYASTCNSVGQTAGYFLGNVLFLALESASFCNKYLRFQPQPQGIVTLSDFLFFWGAVFLITTTLVALLKKENKELIPIKEETKGITDTYRLLFSIIKMPAVLTFCLLILTAKVGFSAADAVTGLKLVEEGVPKEHLALLAVPMVPLQIILPLIISKYTAGPQPLNTFYKAMPFRLLLGLEFAFLVWWTPKVKHEGGFPVYYYVVVLLSYALHQITLYSMYVAIMAFNAKVSDPLIGGTYMTLLNTVSNLGGNWPSTVALWLVDPLTVKECAGAQEQTCGTTVAAELCTKAGGSCVTTLDGYYVESVICVILGFGWWFLLGPKFKKLQDEGQSSWKCKRTN, encoded by the exons ATGTCGCCTGCCATCGCGGCCAAGGAGGGCGGCCGGCAGCGCCGGGCCGGGAGCCAGCACCACTGCCTGGACCTGAGGGGTGAAGTGCCGCCCGCCCTGGCGCTCTGCGGGGACGGGCTGCCGGGCGGCGAGGCCGaggcgctgctgccgccgcccgAGGCGGGCTCCCGGGGGGCGCGGGACTGtcgggcagagctgggcagcatcctgctgctgctggtgctgtacGTGCTGCAGGGCATCCCGCTGGGCCTGGCGGGCAGCGTCCCCCTcatcctgcagagcaggagtgCCAGCTACACCGACCAGGCCTTCTTCAGCTTCGTCTTCTGGCCCTTCAGCCTCAAGCTGCTCTGGGCCCCCCTGGTAGACGCCGTCTACCTGCGGGGCTTTGGCCGCCGCAAGTCCTGGCTGGTGCCCACGCAGTACGTCCTGGGGGTCTTCATGATCTACATGTCCACCCAGGTGGACCTGCTGCTGGGCGATGGGGAGGGCCGGGGCCCCGACGTGGTGGCTCTTACTGTgactttcttcctctttgaGTTCCTGGCGGCAACGCAGGACATTGCGGTGGACGGCTGGGCCCTGACCATGTTGTCCAGGGAGAATGTGGGCTACGCTTCCACCTGCAACTCCGTGGGCCAGACGGCCGGCTACTTCTTGGGCAACGTCCTTTTCCTGGCCCTCGAGTCGGCCTCCTTCTGCAACAAGTACCTGCGgttccagccccagccccaaggGATTGTTACCCTCTCAG atttcctgtttttctggggAGCTGTCTTTTTAATTACTACTACGCTGGTTGCccttttgaaaaaggaaaataaggaactAATACcaataaaagaagaaacaaaaggcatCACTGATACATACAGGCTGCTATTCTCAATAATCAAGATGCCAGCAGTTCTTACTTTCTGTCTCTTGATTCTCACAGCAAAG GTTGgattttcagcagcagatgctgtaaCAGGACTCAAATTGGTGGAAGAGGGAGTCCCAAAAGAGCACTTAGCTCTGCTAGCAGTTCCAATGGTTCCTTTACAGATAATACTGCCTCTGATTATCAGCAAGTACACAGCAGGCCCCCAGCCACTCAACACATTTTACAAAGCTATGCCTTTCAG ATTACTGCTTGGTCTggaatttgcttttttggtATGGTGGACTCCTAAAGTAAAACATGAAGGAGGATTTCCTGTCTACTACTACGTTGTAGTACTGTTGAGTTATGCTTTACATCAG ATTACGCTGTATAGCATGTATGTTGCAATAATGGCTTTCAACGCCAAAGTCAGTGATCCACTGATTGGAGGGACCTACATGACGCTCCTAAATACTGTGTCAAATCTGGGAGGGAACTGGCCTTCCACCGTTGCGCTCTGGCTTGTGGACCCGCTCACGGTGAAAGAGTGTGCAGGGGCCCAGGAACAGACCTGTGGAACTACGGTTGCTGCAGAA CTCTGCACAAAAGCTGGTGGTTCTTGTGTTACTACCTTGGATGGTTACTATGTGGAATCGGTCATCTGTGTCATTCTGGGATTTGGCTGGTGGTTCCTACTTGggccaaaatttaaaaagctgcaggATGAAGGACAGTCTTCGTGGAAGTGCAAGAGGACCAATTGA
- the SLC33A1 gene encoding acetyl-coenzyme A transporter 1 isoform X3 — MSPAIAAKEGGRQRRAGSQHHCLDLRGEVPPALALCGDGLPGGEAEALLPPPEAGSRGARDCRAELGSILLLLVLYVLQGIPLGLAGSVPLILQSRSASYTDQAFFSFVFWPFSLKLLWAPLVDAVYLRGFGRRKSWLVPTQYVLGVFMIYMSTQVDLLLGDGEGRGPDVVALTVTFFLFEFLAATQDIAVDGWALTMLSRENVGYASTCNSVGQTAGYFLGNVLFLALESASFCNKYLRFQPQPQGIVTLSGWIFSSRCCNRTQIGGRGSPKRALSSASSSNGSFTDNTASDYQQVHSRPPATQHILQSYAFQITLYSMYVAIMAFNAKVSDPLIGGTYMTLLNTVSNLGGNWPSTVALWLVDPLTVKECAGAQEQTCGTTVAAELCTKAGGSCVTTLDGYYVESVICVILGFGWWFLLGPKFKKLQDEGQSSWKCKRTN, encoded by the exons ATGTCGCCTGCCATCGCGGCCAAGGAGGGCGGCCGGCAGCGCCGGGCCGGGAGCCAGCACCACTGCCTGGACCTGAGGGGTGAAGTGCCGCCCGCCCTGGCGCTCTGCGGGGACGGGCTGCCGGGCGGCGAGGCCGaggcgctgctgccgccgcccgAGGCGGGCTCCCGGGGGGCGCGGGACTGtcgggcagagctgggcagcatcctgctgctgctggtgctgtacGTGCTGCAGGGCATCCCGCTGGGCCTGGCGGGCAGCGTCCCCCTcatcctgcagagcaggagtgCCAGCTACACCGACCAGGCCTTCTTCAGCTTCGTCTTCTGGCCCTTCAGCCTCAAGCTGCTCTGGGCCCCCCTGGTAGACGCCGTCTACCTGCGGGGCTTTGGCCGCCGCAAGTCCTGGCTGGTGCCCACGCAGTACGTCCTGGGGGTCTTCATGATCTACATGTCCACCCAGGTGGACCTGCTGCTGGGCGATGGGGAGGGCCGGGGCCCCGACGTGGTGGCTCTTACTGTgactttcttcctctttgaGTTCCTGGCGGCAACGCAGGACATTGCGGTGGACGGCTGGGCCCTGACCATGTTGTCCAGGGAGAATGTGGGCTACGCTTCCACCTGCAACTCCGTGGGCCAGACGGCCGGCTACTTCTTGGGCAACGTCCTTTTCCTGGCCCTCGAGTCGGCCTCCTTCTGCAACAAGTACCTGCGgttccagccccagccccaaggGATTGTTACCCTCTCAG GTTGgattttcagcagcagatgctgtaaCAGGACTCAAATTGGTGGAAGAGGGAGTCCCAAAAGAGCACTTAGCTCTGCTAGCAGTTCCAATGGTTCCTTTACAGATAATACTGCCTCTGATTATCAGCAAGTACACAGCAGGCCCCCAGCCACTCAACACATTTTACAAAGCTATGCCTTTCAG ATTACGCTGTATAGCATGTATGTTGCAATAATGGCTTTCAACGCCAAAGTCAGTGATCCACTGATTGGAGGGACCTACATGACGCTCCTAAATACTGTGTCAAATCTGGGAGGGAACTGGCCTTCCACCGTTGCGCTCTGGCTTGTGGACCCGCTCACGGTGAAAGAGTGTGCAGGGGCCCAGGAACAGACCTGTGGAACTACGGTTGCTGCAGAA CTCTGCACAAAAGCTGGTGGTTCTTGTGTTACTACCTTGGATGGTTACTATGTGGAATCGGTCATCTGTGTCATTCTGGGATTTGGCTGGTGGTTCCTACTTGggccaaaatttaaaaagctgcaggATGAAGGACAGTCTTCGTGGAAGTGCAAGAGGACCAATTGA